Proteins encoded within one genomic window of Christensenellaceae bacterium:
- a CDS encoding DUF1540 domain-containing protein: MDIRCRKTGCKYNDKLTCMAHGITISDALTCTQFEKGDGGKDISRQIFDETPDVAEYRHNKKLTLRCKAHCLFNNQCKCIANGITVNPINEVPKCITFLKP; the protein is encoded by the coding sequence ATGGATATCAGATGCAGAAAAACCGGATGTAAGTATAACGATAAGCTTACCTGCATGGCACACGGCATAACAATAAGCGACGCCCTCACTTGCACACAGTTTGAAAAGGGTGATGGCGGCAAGGATATTTCCAGACAAATTTTTGACGAAACGCCGGATGTGGCCGAATATCGCCACAACAAAAAACTGACGCTGAGATGCAAGGCACATTGCCTTTTTAACAATCAATGCAAATGCATAGCCAATGGCATAACCGTAAACCCCATCAACGAAGTACCAAAGTGTATTACCTTTTTAAAGCCTTAA
- the rplA gene encoding 50S ribosomal protein L1 — protein sequence MKIAKRMKEALSSYEKTQSYEQSEALKIVLGNAKAKFDETVELHVKLGVDSRNADQQVRGTVVLPAGTGKSKKVLVIAKGDKADEATKAGADIVGAEEIVAKITGGWVDFDVCITTPDMMGVVGRVAKVLGPKGLMPNPKSGTVTTDVAKAIDEVKAGKVEYRLDKNNIIHVGIGKASFGVSKLLQNFEMIMAALIKAKPASAKGIYLRSVTLTSTMGPGVKVNYKSAV from the coding sequence ATGAAAATAGCAAAAAGAATGAAAGAGGCGTTGAGTTCTTATGAAAAAACTCAAAGCTATGAGCAGTCTGAAGCACTTAAGATTGTTCTAGGCAACGCCAAGGCAAAGTTTGATGAAACTGTTGAGCTTCACGTAAAGCTTGGTGTAGATAGCCGTAACGCCGACCAGCAGGTTAGGGGCACGGTAGTGCTTCCGGCAGGAACGGGAAAAAGCAAGAAGGTTTTGGTTATAGCCAAAGGCGACAAGGCAGATGAGGCCACAAAGGCCGGTGCTGACATTGTAGGAGCCGAAGAAATCGTGGCCAAAATTACAGGTGGATGGGTGGACTTTGATGTGTGTATAACTACTCCTGACATGATGGGTGTGGTAGGACGTGTAGCCAAGGTTCTGGGACCCAAAGGCCTTATGCCAAACCCAAAAAGCGGAACTGTTACCACTGATGTGGCCAAGGCCATTGACGAGGTTAAGGCCGGAAAGGTAGAGTATAGGCTTGATAAAAACAACATAATACATGTAGGTATCGGAAAGGCAAGCTTTGGTGTTTCAAAATTACTTCAGAACTTTGAAATGATTATGGCAGCGCTCATTAAGGCAAAGCCCGCAAGTGCAAAGGGTATTTATCTTAGAAGCGTAACTCTGACCAGCACTATGGGGCCGGGCGTTAAAGTAAACTATAAAAGTGCAGTTTAA
- the rplJ gene encoding 50S ribosomal protein L10: MANIDAKKVVVEEIKQHLKKSKSVIFVDYKGINVEQDTTLRKKLRDSGAAYKVYKNRLVMRALDEAGIKDYDVKLLEGTTSVVFGSDETTAAGILYKAGKEYQKLGIKFGILNGTVLSSAETEALAKIPSKEVLIAQLLGMLNAPIAALARALDAVAKKGA; this comes from the coding sequence ATGGCAAATATAGATGCAAAAAAGGTTGTTGTTGAAGAGATAAAACAGCACCTTAAAAAGAGCAAAAGCGTAATTTTTGTGGACTATAAGGGCATTAACGTTGAGCAGGACACTACTCTTAGAAAAAAACTGAGAGACAGCGGTGCAGCTTATAAGGTATATAAAAACCGTCTGGTTATGCGTGCACTTGATGAAGCCGGAATTAAGGACTATGACGTAAAGCTTTTAGAAGGCACAACTTCAGTAGTGTTTGGAAGCGATGAAACCACCGCTGCCGGAATACTTTATAAGGCGGGCAAAGAATATCAGAAGCTTGGCATTAAGTTCGGAATTTTAAACGGCACAGTTTTGTCGTCAGCCGAGACAGAAGCTCTGGCGAAAATTCCCAGCAAAGAAGTTCTTATTGCTCAGCTGCTCGGTATGCTTAATGCACCGATTGCAGCTCTTGCGCGTGCTCTCGATGCGGTGGCAAAAAAAGGTGCGTAA
- the rplL gene encoding 50S ribosomal protein L7/L12 has product MAELNKIVEEIKKLTIVEVADLVKKLEEEFGVSAAAAVAAAPAGGAVDGAPAAAEKSSFNITLKDAGANKIAVIKLVKEITGLGLGEAKALVDGAPSKIKEGVKTEEAKEFEVKFKEAGATIELS; this is encoded by the coding sequence ATGGCAGAATTGAACAAAATTGTTGAAGAAATTAAAAAACTTACCATAGTGGAAGTTGCAGACTTGGTTAAAAAATTGGAGGAAGAATTTGGTGTTAGTGCCGCAGCGGCAGTAGCAGCAGCTCCGGCAGGCGGAGCAGTTGACGGTGCTCCGGCTGCAGCTGAAAAGAGTTCGTTTAACATTACTCTTAAGGACGCAGGCGCAAACAAGATTGCGGTTATTAAGCTTGTTAAAGAAATCACAGGACTTGGACTTGGAGAGGCAAAAGCTTTGGTTGACGGTGCTCCTTCAAAAATTAAGGAAGGCGTTAAGACAGAAGAGGCTAAAGAATTTGAAGTAAAATTCAAAGAAGCAGGCGCCACTATTGAACTTTCTTAA
- a CDS encoding zinc metallopeptidase has protein sequence MYIYISIAVIVFLAILLTIVTSANQTVLNRFKKYNVIMASAGITAQQLLWFYKQKYNMTKLKFSLTLGELSDYYSPRKRLIALSKSTYNNTSVAALAVVSHEFGHAMQHKNHSFLYLMHRFVGFWSKVFGVLVIPATIAGLIMLLPFLYIEYIGVWVLVGAGSAVLLGLLGRLLTISIEYDASNRAKKILSENKILTDYELKYVDKVLGAAGFTYVASFISTILGITFIKRLVIRRSKTKQS, from the coding sequence ATGTATATTTACATATCCATAGCGGTAATAGTATTTCTGGCAATACTTCTGACAATTGTGACCTCTGCTAATCAGACGGTCTTAAACAGATTTAAGAAGTATAATGTAATTATGGCCTCAGCCGGAATCACTGCCCAGCAACTGCTTTGGTTTTACAAACAAAAATATAACATGACTAAACTTAAATTTAGTTTAACCCTTGGCGAACTCAGCGACTATTACTCTCCGCGAAAACGTCTTATTGCTCTTTCTAAAAGCACCTATAACAATACTTCAGTTGCAGCCCTTGCCGTGGTATCACATGAATTCGGACATGCCATGCAACACAAAAACCACAGCTTCCTCTATTTAATGCACAGATTTGTGGGCTTCTGGTCAAAAGTGTTTGGCGTGCTGGTAATTCCCGCCACAATCGCGGGGCTCATCATGCTACTACCCTTTTTATACATCGAATATATCGGCGTATGGGTATTGGTCGGAGCCGGAAGCGCGGTGCTGCTTGGGCTATTAGGGAGACTTCTTACCATATCCATTGAGTATGACGCCTCAAACAGGGCAAAAAAGATTTTAAGTGAAAACAAAATTCTCACCGACTACGAACTGAAATATGTTGATAAAGTTTTGGGTGCGGCGGGGTTTACATACGTAGCAAGCTTTATAAGCACTATACTTGGCATAACATTTATAAAAAGGCTCGTCATCCGGCGCAGCAAAACAAAACAGTCTTAA
- a CDS encoding PD-(D/E)XK nuclease family protein has protein sequence MLNIFLSQNPQSGRVKLMQQLKNNLNDGTHSLIVPDRFALFHEKAVFEALEATSLFNVEVLSFSRLTKKILGASGSVNKISGTMIIKKLLDENRIRFKCFTKSLFNSGFAGEVYATIEQLKSCDILPETILKAAGGQDYLSKKMSDLALIYESYNKYLLSNNLYDSGDEFNRLIEVGFDNDYFKNRHIYICAFDSFTRQTYRIIEKLIRQCKSVSIVLYMDENNKNIYPADTYQNIINMAKNIGVEANIISASNVLSGQFKHLGDNLFKFKPAVQKITDSQIFLSEYRDILSEITKAAQIIRKGVVKDNLRYKDFAVAISNLEVNRLMVSKVFDEFGISCFLDTSTPLSDTVLMQFVNKCLDTVRFGFGRSELMSLVKNNLSGISFSDACDFEEILTKYNFERQMFKKEIMTPEKEYAVYNQVRKNILKGLKPLSIKSGSTAEFSEALKQVMGSFKVQQQLDELSDKYNEQGLLKQQQQNGQLLGKLGEILDSMTKVLGDSKITLDEFADILNSGCSACNVSSVPISLDSVFVGDSSNSFFENTHTLFILSANAGDMPKTLQDCGIILDREIDILKDKYNIEPSIKTINLRERFKLYNLCLSPQKRLFVSFHTKGANTKEVFSPFVGQIRDMFLCEVKGEYQPLQIAAAGGFNFVEEASNVTLAVTKLSGVLRKIYDGGNVINQREYATLLSCLKDRNTYFKNYQQLLDYKNFHKLSVSVLTDTDNISASGVETFYTCPFLYFIKYGLRIREKLSEQFDAMTIGNIMHKFAEKLHKEITLPADDKMVKEVSEKVIGQVLGEYNLLLQFPGSKVPVQGLRKEAVRLGTALNFQAKNSDFKTLHTEVRFGVGGTLEGIKITVGNKTLVISGQIDRIDALGDFFRVIDYKTGSAETSLSELYFGKKIQLYLYQAVLNKKYKPAGGYYLPIKNKPAEKGKSQQWIYRLKGYTLFDHNIIMSSDKGLKEGASSEIIEVRRNSDKNGEATFHSAHSKLLTHDQLVAFADLVLEMTKKAAENILSGNLVPSPLVLSKSPCEYCAYVGICRFDQSFGNIKREPKQKIDEDFVCASIKGGECND, from the coding sequence ATGCTAAATATTTTTCTCTCTCAAAACCCACAAAGCGGCAGAGTTAAACTAATGCAGCAGCTAAAGAATAATTTGAACGACGGTACCCACTCCCTTATTGTGCCCGACAGATTCGCGCTCTTTCATGAAAAGGCGGTTTTTGAGGCACTTGAGGCAACAAGTTTGTTTAATGTGGAGGTGCTCAGTTTTTCACGCCTTACAAAAAAGATTTTGGGGGCAAGCGGCTCGGTTAATAAAATCTCAGGCACTATGATAATAAAAAAACTGCTTGACGAAAACCGAATCAGGTTTAAGTGTTTTACAAAGTCCTTATTTAATTCGGGCTTTGCAGGTGAAGTTTATGCCACAATAGAACAGCTTAAAAGTTGTGATATTTTGCCTGAAACAATATTAAAAGCTGCTGGCGGGCAGGATTACTTATCTAAAAAGATGAGTGATTTAGCATTGATTTATGAAAGCTATAATAAATATCTCTTAAGCAATAATTTGTATGACAGCGGTGACGAGTTTAACAGACTGATTGAAGTGGGCTTTGACAATGATTATTTTAAAAACAGGCATATTTATATATGTGCCTTTGACAGCTTTACCCGTCAGACGTATAGGATTATTGAAAAGCTCATCAGGCAGTGTAAGAGTGTCAGTATCGTTTTGTATATGGACGAAAATAATAAGAATATCTATCCTGCTGACACCTATCAAAACATAATCAATATGGCAAAAAATATAGGGGTTGAAGCAAATATTATTTCAGCTTCAAATGTGTTGAGCGGTCAGTTTAAGCATCTTGGTGACAATCTGTTTAAGTTTAAGCCGGCAGTGCAAAAGATAACAGACAGTCAGATTTTTTTGAGCGAATATAGAGATATTTTGAGTGAAATCACCAAGGCTGCTCAAATAATAAGAAAAGGTGTTGTAAAAGACAATCTGAGATATAAAGATTTTGCCGTCGCCATAAGTAATCTCGAAGTAAACCGGCTGATGGTGAGTAAAGTTTTTGATGAGTTTGGGATAAGCTGTTTTTTGGACACCTCAACACCTTTAAGTGATACTGTTTTAATGCAATTTGTAAACAAGTGCCTTGACACGGTGCGGTTTGGATTCGGGCGCTCGGAGCTTATGTCTTTGGTCAAAAACAATCTTAGCGGAATAAGTTTTTCTGACGCCTGTGATTTTGAGGAAATTTTGACCAAATATAATTTTGAGCGGCAGATGTTTAAAAAAGAAATTATGACTCCTGAAAAGGAATACGCAGTATATAATCAGGTCAGAAAAAATATTTTAAAGGGATTAAAGCCCCTCAGCATAAAAAGCGGAAGTACTGCTGAGTTTTCGGAGGCTCTTAAACAGGTTATGGGCAGCTTTAAGGTTCAGCAGCAGCTGGATGAGTTGTCAGATAAATATAACGAGCAGGGACTGCTTAAACAGCAGCAGCAAAACGGGCAGCTGCTTGGCAAGCTTGGTGAAATTTTAGACAGTATGACAAAGGTTTTGGGTGACAGTAAAATCACCCTTGATGAGTTTGCAGATATATTAAACAGCGGATGCAGCGCCTGCAATGTTTCAAGCGTGCCCATAAGCCTAGACAGTGTGTTTGTGGGGGATAGCAGCAATAGCTTTTTTGAAAATACTCACACCTTGTTTATACTTTCAGCAAACGCCGGTGACATGCCCAAAACGCTTCAGGACTGCGGTATAATTCTGGATAGAGAAATTGATATTTTGAAGGATAAATATAATATCGAGCCCAGCATAAAGACTATCAACTTAAGAGAGAGATTTAAGCTATATAACCTTTGTTTAAGCCCGCAAAAGCGCCTGTTTGTCTCATTTCACACAAAAGGAGCTAACACCAAGGAAGTTTTTTCGCCTTTTGTAGGGCAAATTCGGGATATGTTTTTGTGTGAAGTTAAAGGTGAATATCAGCCCTTGCAAATAGCCGCAGCAGGCGGGTTTAACTTTGTTGAAGAGGCCTCAAATGTGACACTTGCGGTTACTAAATTAAGCGGAGTATTACGTAAAATTTATGACGGCGGAAACGTAATAAACCAGAGGGAATATGCAACTCTTTTAAGTTGTTTGAAAGACAGAAATACATATTTTAAAAATTATCAACAGCTGCTTGATTACAAGAACTTTCATAAGCTTTCAGTCTCAGTTTTGACTGACACAGACAATATCAGCGCGTCAGGAGTTGAGACCTTTTATACCTGTCCTTTTTTATATTTTATAAAGTATGGTCTTAGAATTAGGGAAAAGCTTTCTGAGCAATTTGACGCTATGACAATCGGTAATATTATGCATAAGTTTGCCGAAAAACTTCACAAAGAAATTACGTTGCCGGCAGATGATAAAATGGTTAAGGAAGTAAGTGAAAAGGTTATTGGTCAGGTGCTTGGAGAATATAACCTTTTGCTTCAGTTTCCGGGTAGCAAGGTGCCTGTGCAGGGGCTTAGAAAAGAAGCGGTTCGTTTAGGCACAGCGCTTAATTTCCAAGCAAAGAACAGTGATTTTAAAACACTTCATACTGAGGTCAGGTTTGGCGTGGGCGGCACTCTCGAGGGAATAAAAATAACAGTTGGTAACAAGACGTTGGTGATTTCAGGACAGATTGACCGAATTGATGCTTTGGGCGATTTTTTCAGGGTGATAGATTATAAAACGGGCTCTGCCGAGACAAGCCTGAGTGAGCTATATTTTGGAAAGAAAATACAGCTGTATTTATATCAGGCAGTGCTTAACAAAAAATATAAACCCGCGGGCGGATATTATTTGCCCATAAAAAATAAGCCTGCTGAAAAAGGTAAGTCGCAGCAGTGGATATATCGGTTGAAGGGCTATACTCTTTTTGACCACAATATTATAATGTCGAGTGACAAGGGGCTTAAAGAAGGGGCGAGCAGTGAGATTATAGAAGTCAGACGCAATAGCGACAAAAACGGCGAAGCTACGTTTCATTCTGCTCATTCAAAACTTTTAACACACGATCAGCTTGTGGCTTTTGCGGATTTAGTATTGGAGATGACCAAAAAGGCCGCTGAAAATATTTTAAGCGGAAATTTGGTGCCCAGCCCGCTGGTTTTGTCTAAAAGCCCTTGTGAATATTGTGCATATGTTGGAATTTGCCGCTTTGACCAGAGTTTTGGAAATATTAAAAGAGAGCCTAAACAAAAAATTGATGAGGACTTTGTATGCGCTTCCATAAAAGGAGGTGAGTGTAATGACTGA
- the rplI gene encoding 50S ribosomal protein L9, with translation MKIILISDVKGTGKKGEVLEVSDGYAKNFLFKKGLAKDANQSNVLENMSRQASDQHKKQLEREAAQAEANKLKGITIIVKIKAGDGGRVFGSVTAGAISEALAAKNIFIDKKDLVFNGPIKALGSFVIEAKIHAGISVKFNLIVEAE, from the coding sequence ATGAAAATAATTTTGATAAGTGACGTAAAGGGTACAGGCAAAAAGGGAGAAGTGCTGGAAGTCAGCGACGGCTACGCCAAAAACTTTTTGTTTAAAAAGGGGTTGGCTAAGGATGCTAATCAGAGCAATGTGCTTGAAAATATGAGCCGTCAGGCATCTGACCAGCACAAAAAACAGCTGGAGCGCGAAGCTGCGCAGGCTGAAGCTAATAAGCTTAAAGGAATCACCATTATTGTTAAAATCAAAGCCGGCGATGGCGGCCGTGTTTTTGGTTCGGTTACAGCGGGAGCAATCAGCGAGGCGCTTGCCGCTAAAAATATTTTTATTGACAAAAAAGATCTTGTTTTTAACGGCCCCATAAAAGCTTTGGGAAGTTTTGTAATAGAAGCCAAAATCCATGCTGGTATCAGTGTCAAATTTAATCTGATTGTTGAAGCGGAGTAA
- a CDS encoding zinc metallopeptidase produces MFLEYYIMGIILLPAIIFAIWAQSKVHSTYSRYSQVTSRRGTTAAELLEHLKRVCYLENITIKKVKGHLTDHYNSHTKELALSDGVYNSSSVAALGIACHEFGHALQDKDGYIPLKLRQIIIPVSNFASTLLMPLVIIGLIFGFAVEGGGLLGEIFLWSGVVLFGSATLANLVTLPVEYNASNRAIKVLRDSVTLEEDELVMAKKVLNAAALTYVAALLISLLNLVRFLLIVLAHRR; encoded by the coding sequence ATGTTTTTAGAATATTACATAATGGGAATAATCTTACTGCCTGCAATAATATTTGCCATCTGGGCACAAAGCAAGGTGCATTCCACCTATTCAAGATATTCGCAAGTAACTTCACGCAGAGGTACTACCGCGGCTGAGCTTTTGGAGCATCTTAAGCGTGTATGTTATCTTGAAAATATAACTATTAAAAAAGTTAAGGGTCATTTGACCGACCATTATAACTCACACACCAAAGAGCTGGCACTTTCAGACGGTGTATACAACTCTTCATCAGTAGCAGCTCTCGGAATTGCCTGTCATGAGTTTGGGCATGCTCTTCAAGATAAAGACGGTTACATTCCTCTAAAGCTTCGCCAGATAATAATACCTGTGAGCAACTTTGCTTCAACGCTGCTTATGCCGCTTGTCATAATCGGCCTTATCTTTGGCTTTGCGGTTGAAGGCGGAGGACTTTTAGGTGAAATATTTTTATGGAGCGGTGTGGTTCTCTTCGGCTCGGCAACTCTGGCCAACCTTGTCACCCTTCCGGTTGAATATAATGCCTCAAACAGAGCAATTAAAGTACTTCGCGACAGCGTTACTCTTGAAGAGGATGAACTCGTAATGGCCAAAAAAGTACTTAACGCTGCCGCCCTTACATATGTTGCAGCACTGCTTATATCTCTGCTGAACCTTGTCAGATTTCTTTTGATAGTTCTCGCGCATAGACGTTAG
- the rplK gene encoding 50S ribosomal protein L11, producing the protein MAEKAAKPEKTIVKLQLPAGKATAGPPVGSTLGPHGINLPSFVKEFNEKTADKAGLVIPVVVTINADRSFSFIMKTPPAAVLIKKALGIEKGSAKPGKNKIATITRAQAEEIAKTKMPDLTAASLEAAVNEIVGAAKSMGIGLVD; encoded by the coding sequence ATGGCAGAAAAAGCAGCAAAACCGGAAAAGACAATTGTAAAACTGCAGTTGCCGGCAGGAAAGGCGACCGCGGGTCCGCCCGTAGGTTCAACCCTTGGGCCGCACGGAATAAACCTTCCGAGTTTCGTCAAGGAGTTTAACGAAAAAACCGCTGACAAGGCAGGTTTGGTTATCCCTGTTGTTGTAACTATTAACGCTGACCGCAGCTTTAGTTTTATTATGAAAACCCCGCCCGCCGCAGTGCTTATCAAAAAAGCTCTGGGGATTGAAAAGGGTTCGGCTAAGCCCGGAAAAAACAAAATTGCAACCATAACCCGCGCTCAGGCAGAAGAGATTGCAAAAACCAAGATGCCGGATCTTACTGCAGCCAGTCTTGAGGCAGCTGTAAACGAAATCGTTGGCGCAGCCAAGAGTATGGGTATCGGATTAGTTGACTAA